Proteins from one Sphingomonas sp. HF-S4 genomic window:
- a CDS encoding flagellar basal body-associated FliL family protein, which produces MSSPEIVEEGAEGAKPAAPKSKKKLIIIGAAAGVLLLGGGGGAAVMLSGGSAKAETAAEGGHGEAPAAEAEAEGGDGGGEGASKEAFVDVPPMVVNLRSPDGAARYLKIHFMIVPGAKATTESLKEKLPLILDAYQPFLRELRPEDLAGSAAVFRIKEEMLVRATEVTGAGSVKDILIQDLVQQ; this is translated from the coding sequence ATGTCGTCACCCGAGATCGTCGAGGAAGGTGCAGAGGGCGCAAAGCCCGCCGCGCCCAAGTCGAAGAAGAAGCTCATTATTATAGGAGCGGCTGCCGGCGTGCTGCTGCTCGGTGGCGGCGGCGGCGCTGCGGTGATGCTCTCGGGCGGGTCGGCCAAGGCCGAGACCGCGGCCGAAGGCGGCCATGGCGAAGCGCCTGCGGCCGAGGCTGAAGCCGAAGGCGGTGACGGCGGCGGCGAAGGCGCATCCAAGGAAGCATTCGTCGACGTGCCTCCGATGGTAGTGAACCTGCGCTCGCCCGACGGCGCCGCACGCTACCTCAAGATTCACTTCATGATCGTCCCCGGCGCCAAGGCGACCACCGAGAGCCTCAAGGAAAAGCTCCCGCTGATCCTCGACGCCTACCAGCCCTTCCTGCGCGAGCTGCGCCCCGAGGATCTCGCCGGCTCGGCCGCGGTGTTCCGCATCAAGGAAGAGATGCTGGTGCGCGCCACCGAAGTGACCGGCGCGGGCAGCGTCAAGGACATCCTCATCCAGGATCTCGTGCAGCAATGA
- the fliM gene encoding flagellar motor switch protein FliM encodes MIDLDDFDLPEPPVAAMGADGDVRFDQSDIDALFGDLGGPVEKKKGLRAVIESKVISHERLPMLEVVCDRVVRTFASSMRNLTSDGVDVSLEEVTSIRFGEFMNRVMLPAMVGVFKVQEWESFGLVTVESSLIYSVVDALLGGRGGGAPVMIDGRAFTTIETNLVSRMLELALTDFATAFEPIEPINIDLERIESNPRFAAIAGTSNICAIATFRVDMDGRGGKFTLVFPYATLEPVRHKLLQRFMGEKSGRDGVWEAHMASEIRKTNVDVNVVLGEKPMAIAELKALQVGQTIALHKSPDDPLDLASGGVTLAQAQIGQRRGKVAVRLVNDVSSKGKMNA; translated from the coding sequence ATGATCGATCTCGACGATTTCGACCTCCCCGAGCCGCCGGTCGCCGCGATGGGCGCCGATGGCGACGTGCGCTTCGACCAGTCGGACATCGACGCGCTGTTCGGCGATCTCGGCGGCCCGGTCGAGAAGAAGAAGGGCCTGCGCGCGGTCATCGAATCCAAGGTCATCAGCCACGAGCGTCTGCCGATGCTCGAAGTGGTCTGCGACCGCGTGGTCCGCACCTTTGCCAGCTCGATGCGCAACCTCACCTCGGACGGCGTCGACGTCAGCCTCGAGGAAGTGACCTCGATCCGCTTCGGCGAGTTCATGAACCGCGTGATGCTCCCGGCGATGGTCGGGGTGTTCAAGGTCCAGGAGTGGGAGAGCTTCGGCCTCGTCACCGTCGAATCGAGCCTGATCTATTCGGTGGTCGACGCGCTGCTCGGCGGCCGCGGCGGCGGCGCCCCGGTGATGATCGACGGCCGCGCCTTCACCACGATCGAGACCAACCTGGTCTCGCGGATGCTCGAGCTCGCGCTCACCGACTTCGCCACTGCGTTCGAGCCGATCGAGCCGATCAACATCGATCTCGAGCGCATCGAGAGCAATCCGCGCTTCGCCGCGATCGCGGGCACGTCGAACATCTGCGCGATCGCCACCTTCCGCGTCGACATGGACGGCCGCGGCGGCAAGTTCACGTTGGTCTTCCCCTATGCGACGCTCGAGCCCGTCCGCCACAAGCTGCTCCAGCGCTTCATGGGCGAGAAGAGCGGCCGCGACGGCGTCTGGGAGGCGCACATGGCGTCCGAGATCCGCAAGACCAATGTCGATGTGAACGTCGTCCTCGGCGAGAAGCCGATGGCGATCGCCGAGCTGAAGGCGCTCCAGGTCGGCCAGACCATCGCGCTCCACAAGAGCCCGGACGATCCGCTCGACCTCGCCTCGGG